The genomic window AAGGTGGAATTCAGTTCGCAATCGATATCCGGGGAATTGACGATCTCCGGGTTAAAGGCCCCAGCGGTGTTGTAAGGATTGCTGGGGTCTGGATTGAGAATGCCGTCGCAGTATTCGTCCTCCAGCGTGAAGCCGAAGGAGTGAACGCCGGCGAGCAGCCCGTCGATGAACGCGCCGCCGCCTGAGTCCCCGGCATCGATCAGCACTTCATCCAGGCGGAGCCCGCGGCCCTGGAACCGGTCGGTCACCGGCTCCACGAAGATCGAGCCGTCGCTGAGGATGGTCTCGTCCGTACTGGCCCACCAGGGGAGCGCGTTGTGCGCCCTGGTGCCGTCGTCAAAGTCGTAGATCAGCTGGGCGCCCTCCAGCCCGATGCCGAGCAGGCCTGTGAGATCGGTTTCGTAGAAGTTCTTGCCGATGCGGCCGTTCTCCAGATTGTCGAGGGAGAACTCCGTTACCGAGCCGTCGCCGTTGCCGGTGGTGCCGTAGCCGATGTGGGTGGCGACCTGTCCGATGGCGTTGCCGTCATAGAGGCCGTAGGTGCGGGTGCCGGCGGGCGCAGGCGCATTGAGCGTCAGCACCGCGATATCACCGGCGGCAAAGGCTCCCTGCATGGGAAAACCCACGGTCTCATCGAAATAGAGGGGATGGATGTTAATGTTGGTGGCGGCGCGGGCCGGGCCGGAGAGGCCGCCGAAGTGGACCTCCGTCTGCCCGGCGATGCCGAAGTCCGGGCTGCGCGGGTCGTGAAAGTCCACGCAATGGGCCGCGGTTACGATCTGGGTCGGTGAGACCACCGTGCCGGTGCAGAAGAAGGCGCTGTCGGAATCGACAAGCGGCGAACGTATGACCACGGTGCCGCTGCGCTGCGCTGCGCTGGGCAGGTAGCGGGGGTCCCGATAGTCGCCCGCCGTCTTCAGTACTTGGCGGGCCTTCACGGCCGAGAGAGGTATGGCCTCGGCCGTGGTGGGCGCAATAGCCGAAAGTCCAGGAAAGATCAGCGCACAAAGACTCAGGCTGACATAAAGAGATGGTTGAAACCTGATCATGGAAAAAATCCTCTACTGACAGGTTGGGCAGGCCGGCGCCA from Pedomonas mirosovicensis includes these protein-coding regions:
- a CDS encoding trypsin-like serine protease gives rise to the protein MIRFQPSLYVSLSLCALIFPGLSAIAPTTAEAIPLSAVKARQVLKTAGDYRDPRYLPSAAQRSGTVVIRSPLVDSDSAFFCTGTVVSPTQIVTAAHCVDFHDPRSPDFGIAGQTEVHFGGLSGPARAATNINIHPLYFDETVGFPMQGAFAAGDIAVLTLNAPAPAGTRTYGLYDGNAIGQVATHIGYGTTGNGDGSVTEFSLDNLENGRIGKNFYETDLTGLLGIGLEGAQLIYDFDDGTRAHNALPWWASTDETILSDGSIFVEPVTDRFQGRGLRLDEVLIDAGDSGGGAFIDGLLAGVHSFGFTLEDEYCDGILNPDPSNPYNTAGAFNPEIVNSPDIDCELNSTFGEISGDTNVAFFHDWLSELIHNSNGPDPNPGSDPALVSAPATVGLMGIGLLFLGLRPRRRYI